The Streptomyces phaeolivaceus genome has a window encoding:
- a CDS encoding NAD(P)/FAD-dependent oxidoreductase has protein sequence MTEQYEAPRQYEVIVIGGGTAGLSAALVLGRARRRTLVVDAGEPRNAPAAHMQGYLSRDGMPPAEFLAIGREEIARYGVELVQDRVVEVTRDEEGQGFTVALADGRAAHARRLVVATGLKDELPAVPGVAERFGRDVLHCPYCHGWEVRDQPFGVLATTPMSVHQALIVSQWSKDVTLFPHTVPESDLSDDDLRRLAAAGVRVVPGKVANLIVENDRLTGVRLTDGTTHPRSVLFTAPRPIPRTSLLEELGADLHETPFGAYPVVDPTGLTTVPGVWAAGNAMGFSEQVINAASSGYRAGATINGDLLMTDLDAATRE, from the coding sequence ATGACCGAGCAGTACGAAGCGCCCCGGCAGTACGAAGTGATCGTCATCGGCGGCGGTACCGCGGGACTCTCCGCCGCCCTGGTCCTCGGCCGGGCCCGGCGCCGCACCCTGGTCGTCGACGCGGGCGAGCCCCGCAACGCGCCCGCCGCGCACATGCAGGGCTATCTGTCGCGGGACGGCATGCCGCCGGCGGAGTTCCTGGCGATCGGCCGGGAGGAGATCGCCCGGTACGGCGTCGAACTTGTCCAAGACCGGGTGGTGGAGGTGACCCGGGACGAGGAGGGCCAGGGCTTCACCGTGGCCCTCGCGGACGGCCGAGCAGCGCACGCCAGGCGCCTGGTCGTCGCCACCGGACTGAAGGACGAGCTGCCGGCCGTCCCCGGCGTCGCCGAACGCTTCGGCCGGGACGTCCTGCACTGCCCCTACTGCCACGGCTGGGAGGTCCGCGACCAGCCCTTCGGCGTCCTCGCCACGACCCCGATGAGCGTCCACCAGGCCCTGATCGTCTCCCAGTGGTCCAAGGACGTGACCCTGTTCCCGCACACCGTCCCCGAGTCCGATCTCTCCGACGACGACCTGCGCCGCCTCGCCGCGGCCGGGGTCCGGGTGGTGCCCGGGAAGGTGGCGAACCTGATCGTCGAGAACGACCGCCTCACCGGCGTCCGCCTCACCGACGGCACGACCCACCCTCGCTCGGTCCTCTTCACTGCCCCCCGCCCGATCCCGCGGACGAGCCTCCTGGAAGAACTGGGCGCCGACCTGCACGAGACCCCCTTCGGCGCCTACCCCGTGGTCGACCCCACCGGCCTGACCACGGTCCCGGGAGTCTGGGCGGCGGGCAACGCGATGGGCTTCTCGGAACAGGTCATCAACGCGGCGTCGTCCGGCTACCGGGCGGGAGCGACGATCAACGGAGACCTCCTGATGACGGACCTGGACGCGGCAACACGGGAATAG
- a CDS encoding NUDIX domain-containing protein, whose product MTTPKRSAGLLLHRRTEHGVEVLLGHMGGPFFAHRDAGAWSVPKGEYEPDETAWDAARREFQEELGLAPPDGEAVPLGEVRQRNGKIVTAWAIEADLDPATVVPGTFRMEWPPRSGRIQEFPELDRVEWLTVERARAVIVPAQAEFLDRLPEHSA is encoded by the coding sequence TTGACCACGCCCAAGCGCAGCGCCGGACTGCTGTTGCACCGCCGTACCGAGCACGGCGTGGAGGTGCTGCTCGGCCATATGGGCGGCCCGTTCTTCGCGCACAGGGACGCGGGCGCGTGGAGTGTGCCCAAGGGCGAGTACGAGCCGGACGAGACCGCCTGGGACGCGGCCCGCCGGGAGTTCCAGGAGGAACTGGGGCTGGCGCCGCCCGACGGGGAGGCCGTACCGCTGGGCGAGGTACGGCAGAGGAACGGCAAGATCGTCACGGCCTGGGCGATCGAGGCGGACCTCGACCCGGCGACCGTCGTACCGGGCACCTTCCGCATGGAATGGCCGCCGAGGTCGGGGCGGATCCAGGAGTTCCCCGAGCTGGACCGCGTGGAGTGGCTGACCGTGGAACGGGCGCGGGCCGTGATCGTCCCGGCACAGGCGGAGTTTCTCGACCGTCTGCCGGAGCACTCGGCCTGA
- a CDS encoding NADP-dependent succinic semialdehyde dehydrogenase, producing the protein MPIATVNPANGETLKTYDALGEEEIERRLATADTTFHAYRTTSFAERARLMHRAAELLDADADDIAKVMTTEMGKPVKQARAEAAKCAKAMRWYADHAEVLLTDVEPSDADVKDSGASRALVRYRPLGPVLAVMPWNFPLWQVIRFAAPALMAGNVGLLKHASNVPQTALYLEDLFLRAGFPEGCFQTLLVGSGAVEDILRDPRVKAATLTGSEPAGRAVASVAGDEVKKTVLELGGSDPYVVMPSADVDRAAEIAVTARVQNNGQSCIAAKRFIVHADVYEAFAERFVAGMRALRVGDPLEERTDVGPLSSEQGRADLEELVDEAVESGATVLCGAERPDGPGWFYPPTVLADITPEMRVHHEEAFGPVATLYRVADLDEAVAIANDTPFGLSSNVWTRDAAEVDRFVRDLDAGAVYVNGMTASHPAFPFGGVKRSGYGRELSGHGIREFCNITTVWHGA; encoded by the coding sequence ATGCCCATCGCCACGGTCAACCCGGCGAACGGCGAGACGCTCAAGACCTACGACGCCCTGGGCGAGGAGGAGATCGAGCGCCGTCTCGCCACCGCCGACACCACGTTCCACGCGTACCGGACCACGTCCTTCGCGGAACGGGCCCGGCTGATGCACCGGGCCGCCGAGCTGCTCGACGCGGACGCGGACGACATCGCCAAGGTGATGACGACGGAGATGGGCAAGCCGGTCAAGCAGGCCCGCGCCGAGGCCGCCAAGTGCGCGAAGGCGATGCGCTGGTACGCCGACCACGCCGAGGTGCTGCTCACCGACGTGGAGCCGTCCGACGCGGATGTGAAGGACTCCGGCGCGTCCCGCGCCCTGGTCCGCTACCGGCCGCTCGGCCCGGTGCTCGCCGTGATGCCGTGGAACTTCCCGCTCTGGCAGGTGATCCGCTTCGCCGCGCCCGCCCTCATGGCCGGCAACGTGGGCCTGCTCAAGCACGCCTCCAACGTCCCGCAGACCGCGCTCTACCTGGAGGACCTCTTCCTCCGGGCGGGCTTCCCCGAGGGCTGTTTCCAGACCCTGCTGGTCGGTTCCGGAGCGGTCGAGGACATCCTGCGCGACCCGCGTGTGAAGGCCGCCACCCTCACCGGCAGCGAGCCCGCCGGCCGGGCGGTCGCCTCGGTCGCCGGTGACGAGGTGAAGAAGACGGTCCTGGAACTGGGCGGCAGCGACCCGTACGTGGTGATGCCGTCCGCCGACGTCGACCGGGCGGCGGAGATCGCGGTGACGGCCCGGGTGCAGAACAACGGGCAGTCCTGTATCGCCGCCAAGCGGTTCATCGTGCACGCCGACGTGTACGAGGCGTTCGCCGAGCGGTTCGTGGCGGGCATGAGGGCGCTGCGGGTCGGCGACCCGCTGGAGGAGCGGACCGACGTCGGCCCGCTCTCCTCCGAGCAGGGCCGCGCCGATCTGGAGGAACTCGTCGACGAGGCCGTGGAGAGCGGCGCCACGGTCCTGTGCGGCGCCGAACGCCCCGACGGGCCGGGCTGGTTCTATCCGCCGACCGTCCTCGCCGACATCACTCCGGAGATGCGTGTCCACCACGAGGAGGCGTTCGGCCCGGTCGCCACGCTGTACCGGGTCGCCGACCTCGACGAAGCGGTCGCGATCGCCAACGACACGCCCTTCGGACTCAGCTCCAACGTGTGGACACGGGACGCCGCCGAGGTCGACCGCTTCGTCCGTGACCTCGACGCCGGCGCGGTCTACGTCAACGGGATGACCGCCTCCCACCCGGCGTTCCCGTTCGGTGGGGTCAAGCGATCCGGATACGGGCGTGAGCTGTCCGGACACGGAATCCGGGAGTTCTGCAACATCACCACCGTGTGGCACGGGGCGTGA
- a CDS encoding helix-turn-helix domain-containing protein → MSDFGEASDVSEPVAGTDEVLAGVGPRLRRIRKEREATLAGLSEATGISVSTLSRLESGLRKPSLELLLPIARAHQVPLDELIGEPPVGDPRVRSKPLQRHGRTYWPLTRQPGGLQAFKVLVPQSKQEPDPRTHEGYEWLYVMSGKLRVVLGEHDVVMVAGEAAEFDTRVPHWFGSTGEGPVEFLSLFGPQGERMHVRARPSRS, encoded by the coding sequence ATGAGCGATTTCGGTGAGGCGAGTGACGTGAGTGAGCCGGTGGCCGGGACCGACGAGGTGCTCGCCGGGGTCGGGCCGCGGCTGCGGCGGATCCGGAAGGAGCGGGAGGCGACGCTCGCCGGGCTGTCGGAGGCGACCGGCATCTCGGTGAGCACGCTGTCGCGGCTGGAGTCGGGGCTGCGCAAGCCCAGCCTGGAGCTGCTGCTGCCGATCGCGCGGGCCCACCAGGTGCCGCTGGACGAGCTGATCGGGGAGCCGCCCGTCGGTGACCCGAGGGTGCGGTCGAAGCCGCTCCAGCGGCACGGGCGGACGTACTGGCCGCTCACCCGGCAGCCGGGCGGCCTCCAGGCGTTCAAGGTCCTCGTGCCGCAGTCGAAGCAGGAGCCGGATCCGCGCACCCACGAGGGGTACGAGTGGCTGTATGTGATGTCCGGGAAACTACGTGTCGTGCTCGGCGAGCATGATGTGGTGATGGTGGCCGGGGAGGCCGCCGAGTTCGACACCCGGGTGCCGCACTGGTTCGGGTCGACGGGGGAGGGGCCGGTGGAGTTCCTGAGTCTCTTCGGGCCGCAGGGGGAGCGGATGCACGTACGGGCCAGGCCCTCGCGGTCGTGA
- a CDS encoding site-specific integrase, translated as MSALGGWEDLEERETRAGIRPGTPILLSPNCQVDGRLSQFLARSSFSRLEPESKRNYTTDYCVFFDFLWVRGKNWDEATSSDLWDFEDWRTRSIRNPEKVGGARWNRGLAALGRLYSWAVKQQYVSVSPIETREAIGRHGQIVEVPAARAKDARSSNVRWLTPRTFRRWVDVGLRGFSADGVPDAAWAGRLADRNSAFANLLFSSGVRLTEGASLLTLEIPNLTMDERRYYASRLAPVVTKSKRARTFYVASPVVGEIETYCESTRAASIRRAQRQGRYERLPQLRLVTSVSGHRMKVLHWRDRDGTVGKTALAQAGVEERALLFTEGPDGPEPLWVWLNESGLPFQPSSWEGIFRTATDRCQKVLAKTIAEPPFCTPHMCRHSFALYMLVVLHHVMDVRLGLTPQERRDFLLLYGDPWRMVQDLLGHADVETTRKIYLAPVSDLQLHSLIATPGRASDDSTDSAVDDVSWILAQLAAETSRIQDLRDDWAVL; from the coding sequence GTGTCGGCGCTGGGCGGCTGGGAGGACTTGGAGGAGCGCGAGACACGTGCGGGGATCCGGCCAGGGACTCCGATTCTGTTGTCGCCCAACTGCCAGGTCGACGGACGGCTGAGCCAGTTTCTGGCCCGTTCGTCGTTTTCCCGGCTTGAGCCGGAGTCAAAGCGGAACTATACGACCGACTATTGCGTCTTCTTCGATTTCCTGTGGGTCCGGGGCAAGAACTGGGATGAGGCAACTTCCAGCGATCTGTGGGACTTTGAGGACTGGCGGACGAGGTCTATTCGCAATCCGGAGAAGGTCGGCGGCGCACGTTGGAACCGTGGCCTCGCTGCTTTGGGTCGCTTGTACTCGTGGGCGGTCAAGCAGCAGTACGTGTCCGTGAGTCCGATTGAGACGCGTGAGGCGATCGGGCGGCACGGGCAGATCGTGGAGGTGCCTGCCGCCCGGGCCAAAGACGCGAGGTCCAGTAATGTGCGCTGGCTGACGCCCAGGACGTTCCGTCGGTGGGTAGACGTTGGCTTGCGCGGGTTCTCTGCCGACGGGGTTCCCGACGCGGCCTGGGCTGGTCGCTTGGCGGATCGAAATTCGGCCTTCGCCAATCTGTTGTTCTCGTCCGGGGTTCGGCTTACCGAGGGGGCCTCTCTACTGACACTGGAGATCCCGAATTTGACGATGGACGAGCGCCGGTACTATGCAAGTCGGCTTGCTCCGGTGGTAACGAAGTCGAAACGTGCTCGAACCTTTTACGTCGCGAGCCCGGTCGTGGGTGAGATAGAGACGTACTGTGAATCGACCCGGGCGGCAAGCATCCGCCGGGCCCAACGTCAGGGAAGGTATGAAAGACTTCCGCAGCTGCGTCTTGTGACTTCGGTCTCGGGGCACCGCATGAAGGTTCTCCACTGGCGCGACCGTGACGGAACGGTCGGAAAGACGGCACTGGCACAGGCAGGTGTCGAAGAGCGGGCTCTTCTTTTCACGGAAGGACCCGACGGTCCCGAGCCTCTTTGGGTATGGCTCAACGAGTCAGGGCTACCGTTTCAGCCGTCGTCGTGGGAGGGAATATTCCGCACCGCTACGGACCGGTGCCAGAAGGTTCTGGCCAAAACGATCGCTGAACCTCCTTTCTGCACCCCACACATGTGTCGGCATTCTTTCGCTCTCTACATGCTGGTTGTGCTTCACCATGTCATGGACGTCCGTCTCGGCCTGACACCTCAAGAGCGCCGGGACTTCCTTCTCCTTTATGGAGATCCGTGGCGCATGGTCCAGGACCTACTCGGGCACGCGGACGTCGAAACCACCCGCAAGATCTATCTGGCACCCGTTTCCGACCTGCAATTGCACTCTCTGATTGCCACGCCTGGGCGAGCATCAGACGACTCGACTGACTCGGCAGTTGACGACGTATCCTGGATTCTCGCCCAACTCGCAGCGGAAACTAGCCGGATTCAGGACCTGCGCGATGATTGGGCAGTCCTGTGA
- a CDS encoding class I SAM-dependent methyltransferase produces the protein MASHVNQARALSFDTVATQYAATRPGYPPALFDAVEELAGRALADADVLDCGAGTGIATRLLSERGARVVALEPGAGMAAELRQAELEVPLVRGEGNRLPFAASRFDVITYAQAWHWTDPARSVPEALRVLRPHGVLALWWNQADVSVPWIAAEEDRLAPFTRGFPTTVAELFASFPVRVATREITWSRRITVEEHVRNLATHSHFVVMDPVERTELLDANRTALARLFPDGELDEPYRCGLTVVRPATTHA, from the coding sequence ATGGCATCCCACGTGAACCAAGCCCGCGCCCTGTCCTTTGATACCGTTGCCACGCAGTACGCTGCGACCCGCCCGGGCTATCCACCAGCCCTTTTTGACGCCGTAGAGGAACTCGCCGGCCGAGCGCTGGCCGACGCCGACGTGCTGGACTGTGGGGCTGGCACCGGCATCGCCACCCGGCTGCTGAGCGAACGCGGCGCCCGCGTCGTCGCCCTGGAGCCGGGCGCCGGTATGGCCGCGGAGCTGCGCCAGGCCGAGCTGGAGGTTCCGCTGGTGCGGGGTGAAGGGAACCGACTGCCCTTCGCCGCCAGCAGGTTCGACGTGATCACCTACGCCCAGGCTTGGCACTGGACCGACCCGGCCCGCTCCGTCCCCGAAGCACTGCGTGTGCTGCGCCCGCACGGCGTGTTGGCCCTGTGGTGGAACCAGGCCGACGTCAGCGTCCCGTGGATCGCGGCGGAGGAGGACCGGCTCGCGCCCTTCACTCGCGGTTTCCCGACGACTGTGGCCGAGCTCTTTGCTTCGTTTCCGGTCAGGGTGGCTACCCGCGAGATCACGTGGTCGCGCCGGATCACCGTCGAAGAGCACGTCCGCAACCTCGCCACCCACTCGCACTTCGTGGTCATGGACCCCGTCGAGCGGACAGAACTCCTCGACGCGAACCGTACCGCGCTTGCGCGGCTCTTCCCCGATGGCGAGCTTGATGAGCCGTACCGGTGCGGTCTGACCGTCGTACGGCCGGCCACCACTCATGCCTGA
- the ltrA gene encoding group II intron reverse transcriptase/maturase: MLSKENLLAALNRVEVNRGAPGVDGMTTAELRPWIAVHWPEVRAELDAGIYRPAPVRQVIIPKPGGGERMLGVPRVLDRLIQQAVAQVLVPIFDPGFSGSSFGFRPGRSAHQAVRVARRAIEDGNRWVVDLDLDRFFDRVQHDVLMARVARKVTDRRVLKLVRRYLEAGVMVDGVKTPGREGTPQGSPLSPVLSNIMLDDLDRELFRRGHRFARYADDLRIFVRSRRAAQRVLDSVTAVVEQRLKLKVNRVKSKVVPASVMTMLGFGFYFVRGGKVRVRVDPKAVERLKVRLKELTSRRWSVAMADRIAQINRFTTGWMGYFQLADTPKVFQELDKWFRRRMRQIRWKEWKRYATRRRNLRALGIGERDAREWAASSKGYWRVAKSPVLDRALPISYWDDLGLKMLKPTWQRLRPAW; this comes from the coding sequence ATGCTCTCGAAGGAGAACCTGCTCGCGGCGCTCAACCGTGTCGAGGTGAACCGGGGTGCTCCCGGGGTGGACGGTATGACCACGGCCGAACTCAGGCCGTGGATCGCGGTGCACTGGCCCGAGGTCCGGGCCGAACTCGATGCGGGCATCTACCGGCCGGCGCCGGTCCGTCAGGTGATCATCCCGAAGCCTGGCGGCGGTGAGCGGATGCTGGGGGTGCCGCGGGTGCTGGACCGCTTGATCCAGCAGGCCGTCGCGCAGGTGCTCGTGCCCATTTTCGATCCTGGTTTTTCGGGGTCGTCCTTCGGGTTCCGTCCCGGCCGGTCCGCCCATCAGGCGGTCAGGGTCGCGCGGCGTGCCATCGAGGACGGCAACCGGTGGGTCGTGGACCTTGATCTGGACCGGTTCTTCGACCGGGTCCAGCACGATGTCCTGATGGCACGGGTCGCGCGCAAGGTCACTGACCGCAGGGTCCTGAAGCTGGTTCGCAGGTATCTGGAAGCCGGGGTCATGGTGGACGGCGTGAAGACGCCGGGCAGGGAGGGGACCCCGCAGGGCTCCCCGCTCTCGCCCGTCCTGTCGAACATCATGCTCGACGACCTGGACCGGGAACTGTTCAGGCGCGGTCACCGGTTCGCACGTTACGCCGACGATCTGCGGATCTTCGTGCGGAGCAGGCGGGCTGCTCAGAGGGTGCTCGACTCGGTCACGGCCGTGGTCGAGCAGCGGCTGAAACTGAAGGTCAACCGGGTGAAGTCGAAGGTGGTCCCAGCTTCCGTCATGACGATGCTGGGGTTCGGCTTCTACTTTGTCCGGGGTGGGAAGGTCAGGGTCCGGGTCGACCCGAAGGCGGTCGAACGCCTGAAGGTTCGGCTCAAGGAGCTGACCTCGCGCCGGTGGAGCGTTGCGATGGCTGACCGCATCGCGCAGATCAACCGCTTCACCACAGGCTGGATGGGCTACTTCCAGCTCGCGGACACTCCCAAGGTGTTCCAGGAGCTGGACAAGTGGTTCCGTCGCAGGATGCGGCAGATCCGCTGGAAGGAATGGAAACGGTACGCGACCAGACGTCGTAACCTGCGGGCGCTCGGGATCGGTGAGCGTGATGCTCGGGAATGGGCGGCCAGCAGCAAAGGCTACTGGCGGGTCGCGAAGTCACCTGTTCTGGACAGGGCACTGCCCATCTCCTACTGGGACGACCTGGGCCTGAAGATGCTCAAGCCGACCTGGCAACGGTTGAGACCAGCTTGGTGA
- a CDS encoding integrase, with protein MTVSVQEVYFYPAPDADAILPGLIAEGFTGPIPRFGDRSWNLAGLAHGPGTSIETIHWDRFPVSFQSELRYLVWLLINTSLPTSFLIGKPSRWRTTVSPGQVYPMAMKWRAFCQWLEESGHASLRDCTPENLRAYALHLGSRGQPRVSVQKVLASITRLWALDSSNPLPIGICEPPWLSEGADDFLPAGSSTGENVTAPITPQTMGPLLIWALRVVDDFSDDILRAIDRREEILTQSELTPSTPAGGAALEEYLRGLITAGISPPSMAAGNRSGLAAKYISFVTGASIRQVHRQVIEGSWRDHLLSASGPAPVLTEVVGQIDGLPWTEFIDYSEVEALRRHLLTAAYVAVSYLTGMRPREVQGLEKGCCPDPRSGRHLIYSRVFKTALDDEGNHVPQGVLRDVPWVAIDPVVKAIRIVERLTPEGYLFGGVIPETMNKRIENFTMWASDLAKRFGRPHEVIPADKYGAVGVSRFRRTLAWHIARRPGGLVALAIQYGHMRTAMSVGYASRSRDGIHDLLDVETALSVADTLAALNDDLANGEGVSGSAARRAINAAQHAPEFSGSVVTARQARALLQNPSLAVYDNPSAMLMCVYKPDRALCNRVTNRESPRLDRCVSSCSNVARLDSHARLMRKEAESLNGQALNVPDPLGHRMRARADLLRAQADHHDRSRVILSDPLSSSSDQA; from the coding sequence GTGACCGTTTCCGTTCAAGAGGTCTACTTCTATCCGGCTCCGGATGCTGATGCCATTCTCCCCGGTCTGATAGCCGAGGGTTTCACCGGACCGATACCCCGCTTCGGAGACCGGTCCTGGAATCTGGCTGGCCTGGCGCACGGGCCAGGGACATCAATCGAGACGATTCATTGGGATCGCTTCCCTGTCTCGTTTCAATCAGAGCTGCGTTATCTGGTCTGGTTGCTGATCAACACATCGCTGCCCACAAGCTTTCTGATAGGAAAGCCATCCCGTTGGCGAACCACGGTGTCTCCAGGCCAGGTCTATCCCATGGCTATGAAATGGCGGGCCTTCTGCCAGTGGCTGGAGGAATCAGGTCATGCCTCGCTGCGCGATTGCACTCCTGAGAATTTGCGAGCGTATGCCCTCCATCTTGGAAGCCGAGGCCAGCCACGCGTTTCCGTCCAGAAGGTGCTGGCCTCTATCACGCGACTGTGGGCTCTCGACTCTTCGAATCCCTTGCCTATCGGGATCTGCGAACCACCGTGGCTCAGTGAAGGAGCCGATGACTTCCTTCCAGCCGGATCGTCCACTGGCGAGAACGTCACCGCCCCGATCACACCTCAAACCATGGGCCCATTGCTCATCTGGGCCCTCCGCGTGGTCGACGATTTTTCCGACGACATCCTTCGCGCCATCGACAGGAGGGAAGAGATACTGACCCAAAGTGAACTGACACCTTCCACTCCAGCGGGTGGGGCTGCGCTTGAGGAATATCTAAGAGGGCTGATAACTGCCGGAATATCGCCGCCCAGTATGGCTGCCGGAAACCGGAGTGGCCTCGCGGCAAAGTACATCTCCTTCGTGACAGGTGCTTCGATTCGCCAGGTCCACCGTCAGGTTATCGAAGGGTCTTGGAGGGATCATCTTCTGTCTGCCAGCGGACCAGCTCCAGTCCTCACTGAGGTAGTTGGACAAATCGATGGACTTCCATGGACGGAATTCATCGACTACTCGGAGGTTGAGGCCCTAAGGCGCCATCTGCTCACTGCCGCTTACGTAGCGGTCTCGTACCTGACCGGAATGCGCCCCCGCGAAGTTCAGGGACTCGAAAAGGGATGTTGCCCCGATCCGAGGTCAGGACGGCACCTAATCTACAGCCGCGTCTTCAAGACGGCACTCGACGACGAGGGGAATCACGTTCCTCAAGGTGTCCTACGCGATGTGCCGTGGGTTGCAATTGACCCGGTGGTCAAGGCTATTCGCATCGTTGAGCGCCTGACCCCGGAGGGATATTTGTTCGGCGGCGTTATACCAGAAACGATGAACAAGAGGATCGAAAACTTCACCATGTGGGCTTCGGACCTTGCCAAGCGTTTTGGGCGCCCTCATGAGGTGATCCCAGCTGACAAGTACGGAGCTGTCGGGGTATCACGTTTTCGTCGAACGTTGGCCTGGCATATAGCAAGGCGTCCGGGCGGCCTGGTCGCACTCGCTATTCAGTACGGACATATGCGTACTGCCATGAGCGTCGGATACGCATCCCGAAGTCGGGACGGGATCCATGACCTCCTGGACGTTGAAACGGCCCTGTCGGTTGCCGACACTCTCGCCGCGCTCAACGATGACTTGGCGAACGGTGAAGGAGTATCTGGTTCAGCAGCTCGGAGAGCGATCAACGCGGCCCAGCATGCCCCTGAATTCTCCGGATCCGTGGTCACCGCACGGCAGGCTCGTGCACTTCTTCAGAACCCATCACTGGCGGTCTATGACAACCCATCGGCCATGCTCATGTGTGTCTATAAACCCGACCGGGCGCTCTGCAATCGTGTCACCAACAGAGAATCGCCTCGCCTGGACCGATGCGTCTCGTCATGCTCGAACGTGGCACGGCTCGATAGCCATGCCCGGCTCATGAGGAAGGAGGCAGAATCCCTGAACGGGCAAGCCCTCAACGTTCCAGATCCACTCGGTCATCGAATGCGCGCCCGAGCCGACCTTCTTCGCGCCCAAGCCGACCACCACGACCGCTCTCGCGTCATCCTCAGTGACCCTTTGAGTTCCAGCTCTGATCAGGCATGA